CGGCGGGCTCTTCCTCGCCTCCGCCGTCGGCGTCACCGCGATCGCCTTCGCGGCATCCACGGCGACCCGCCGTCCGGCGGCGATCAGCTGAGGCCGCGGCGCTCCAGCAGCGGGGTGAGCTCCGGGTCGCGCCCGCGGAAGTCGCGGAACGCGGCGAGCGGATCGCGCGTGCCCGCCACCTGCAGCAGCCGGCGGCGGAAGCGCTCCCCGTTCTCCCGGGTGAGTCCGCCGTTCTCGCGGAACCATTCGACGGTGTCGGCGTCGAGCACCTCGCTCCAGATGTACGAGTAGTAGCCGGCGTCGTAGCCGCCCGAGAACACGTGGGCGAAGTAGCCGGTCGCGTAGCGCGGCGGGATGGCATCGTCGGCGAGACCCGCCGCGGCGAGGGCCGCCGCCTCGAACGCGGCGACATCCGTCACCGCGGCGGCCTGCTCGACGTCGAGGGTGTGCCAGGCCTGGTCGAGCAGCGCCGCCTGCAGGTATTCGCTCGTCGCGAAGCCCTGACCGAAGCGCTCCGCATCCCGCAGGCGCTGGGCGATCGCGGGGTCGAGCGGTTCGCCCGTGTCGACGTGTCGCGCGTAGTTCTCCAGCACCTCGGGCCACATGGCCCACATCTCGTTCACCTGGCTCGGGTACTCGACGAAGTCGCGGAACACGCGGGTGCCGGCGAGGCTCGGGTAGCCCGCGTGGGCGAACAGCCCGTGCAGGGCGTGCCCGAACTCGTGGAAAAGTGTCTCCACCTCGTCGAGCGTGAGCAGGGTGGGCTGGCCTTCGGCGGGGCGCGGCACGTTGAGGTTGTTGGTGACGACCGGGGGATGCCCCAGCAGTGCGGAGCGCGAGACGAGGGAGTTCATCCAGGCGCCGCCGCGCTTGCTGTCGCGCGTGTACAGGTCGAGCAGGAACAGCCCGAAGGGGCCGTCGTCGTCGCTCACCTCGAACACGCGCACCTCGGCGTTGTAGCCGGCGAGGTCGCTGCGCTCGGTGAAGTGCAGGCCGTAGAGGCGTTCGGCGGCGAAGAACACGCCATCCTGCAGCACCCGCTCCGCCTCGAACCAGGGGCGCAGCGCCGCGGTGTCGAGCGCGTAGCGCTCGCGCCGCACGGCTTCGGCCGCGAAGGCCCAGTCGGATGCCGTGATCGCGGCACCCGTCACCTCCGTCAGCTGCGCCTGCTCGGCGGTGGCATTGCGGGCCGCGGCGGGGGCGAGCCGGCCGAGCAACTCGGCGACCGCCGCGGGGGAGCCGGAGGTCTCATCCGCGGTGACGACGGAGGCGTGGTCGCGGAAGCCCAGCAGCCGGGCCCGCTCGGCGCGGGCGCGCACGAGCTCGAGCACGAGCTCGCGGTTGTCGTGGTCGCCGCCGCGGGTGCCGCGGGCGCGGGATGCCGCCATGATCCGCACGCGGGTCTCGGGCACCTCGATCGCCGCGAGCCACGGGTGACCCGTGAAGAGCACGAGCGTCACGAGCCAGCCGTCGAGCCCGCGCGCGGCGGCTGCTTCGCGCGCCGCCGACAGCTCGCCGGACGCGAGCCCGGCGAGCTCCGCCTCGTCCGTCACGTGCACCGCGAGCTCGTTGGTGTCGGCGAGCAGGTTCTTCTCGAAGCGCGTCGTGAGGGTCGAGATGGTCTGGTTGAGCGCGCGCAGCCGCTCCTTGTCTGCCTCGGCGAGCCCGGCGCCGGCGAGGGTGAGCTCGATGTGTCGGCGCTCGACGAGGTAGGCCTGTTCCGCGTCGAGCGGCGCCGTGCCGTCGAGGTGGGCGTTGCGGATGGCATCGATGCGCGCATAGAGGGCGGGATCGAGCGCGATGGCGTCGTGGTGCGCGGCGAGGCGCGGTGCGAGCTGCTCCTCGAGCTCCTGGATGGCGTCGGTCGTGTCGGCCGAGGCGAGCGTGTAGAAGACCGTCGCCACCCGATCCAGGATCGCGCCGGATCGCTCGAGCGGAACGATGGTGTTCGCGAAGCTGGGCGACTCGCTCTGCGCGGTGATCGCGGCGAGCTCGTCGAGCTGTTCGCGCATCCCTTTCTCGAACGCGGGCAGGAAGTGCTCATGACGGATCGCGGCGAAGTCGGGCAGCAGGTAGGGGAGGGTGCTCTCGGCGTCGAAGGGGGTCTCCATCCGGCCAGCCTATGATCTGTCGGCGAAACTCCGACGGGGGCGGGGCCTCGCCTGCACGGTGCAGGCGTGGCCCCCTCCAGGTCGGAGTTCGCGCGGTCGATAGATTGGACGGCATGAGCAGCGAGCACTACACCCACGGCCACCACGAGAGCGTGCTGCGCTCGCACATCTGGCGCACCGCGCTCAACTCGGCGGCGTACCTGCTTCCGCACCTGCGGCCGGGCATGAAGCTCCTCGACGTGGGTGCCGGCCCCGGCACCATCACGGTGGACCTCGCCGAGCTCGTGGCGCCCGGCCTCGTGATCGGTGTCGACGCCTCCGCCGAGGTGGTGGCACAGGCGACAGCGCACGCGGCCGAGCGCGGGGTCACCAACGTGGAGTTCCGGGTGGGGGACGCCTACGCGCTCGACTTCGCCGACGGCTCCTTCGACGTCGTGCACGCCCACCAGGTGCTGCAGCATCTGGCCCGGCCCGTGGAGGCGCTCGCCGAATGGCGCCGCGTGGTGGCGGACGGCGGGCTCGTCGCGGCGCGCGACGGCGACTACGCGGGCGCGATCACCTATCCGCAGACCCCTGGCCTCGTCTCGTGGGCGGCGCTCTACCAGCGAGTGCATCGCTCCAACGGGGGAGAGCCGGATGCGGGTCGGCGCCTGAAGGCATGGGCGCGCGCCGCCGGGTTCGGTGCGGTCGAGGCCTCCGCTTCGGTGTGGTGCTTCGCGACCGACGACGAGCGCGCCTGGTGGGGCGGCATGTGGCGGGACCGCGTGCTGGCCTCCGCGTTCGCGGGCGACGCGCTCGGCAAGGGTTTCGCCGTGCAGGGCGATCTCGAGGCGATCAGTGTCGCCTGGGCGCAGTGGGCCGAGGATCCGGACGGTTGGATGGCGTTCCCGCACGGCGAGATCCTCGCCACCCGCTGATCGAGATCCGCCGGATCGAGTGCCGCCGAAGGCGGTGTGCCGAGGTCAGCCCCGCAGCACGGTCCCGTCGTCGAGTTCCACGACGGGCCGTCCCTCGAGCCAGGTGAGCGTCCAGCGCCACTGCGTCGTGTCGACGTCCTCGAGCTCCGCCTCCACCTCGCGGATGCGCGCCACGAGCTCCTCCGACACCCTCGCCGGCACCTCGCCGCCGACCGGCCACCGCGTTCCGAGCTGCATCAGCGGCGGATCTCGTAGGTGATCCAGTGCCCGCGGGTGGCGACCTTGTCGTAGAGCGCCTGCGCGACGGTGTTGGTGTCGGCGGTGATCCAGCGCAGCGACCCGCCGCTGCCGGCCGCCATCGACGCGAGCGCCTCGATGAGGGCGCGCCCCGCCCCGGTGCCGCGCACGGCGGGGTCGACGTACAGGTCGTCGAGGTACCAGTCGCGGCCGCCCGAGAAGGTGTCGGGATGCGAACGCCAGTGCGCGATGCCGATCACCCCGCCGTCGCGTTCGGCGACGAGGGCGTCGATGCCGGAGCCGTCGGCGAGCAGCAGCGCCCAGACCCGGTCGAGCACCTCGTCGCTGAAATCGGTCTCGTAGAAGGCCCCGTAGGCGCGGAACAGTTCGCGCCAGCGCGCCGCGTCGCTCCCGGCGATCGGCCGCACGCTCGTCTCGGCCATCTCAGGCCTCCGCGGTCTCGGCGAGCACGACATCCGTCACGGCCACCTCGTCGGCGACCACGAGGTCCAAGCGGGCGATCCGTCCGACGGCGCGCAGGTCATCCGCCGCCTGCGCGAGGATCGCGGGACCGGCGAGGGTGGCCGAGAGCACCTCGGTCTTCTGCGAGGCCTTCGCCTCGGTCTTGGCGCGGCGGATGCCGATGAGCGCGGCGCTCACGGCCGGCAGCAGGCCGCGCGGCTCGGCGGTCACGCCGAGTTCGAGCGCGGTCGGCCAGGCGGCGGTGTGCACCGATCCCTCGTGGGTCCAGCGCCACACCTCCTCGGTGGCGAACGGCAGCACCGGCGCGAGCAGCCGCAGCAGCACGTCGATCGCGGTGCGCAGGGCGGCCACCGCGGACGCCTGCGCGGCGCCTTCGCCCGTGTAGGCGCGCTCCTTCACGAGTTCGAGGTAGTCGTCGCAGAAGGTCCAGAAGAACTGCTCGGTCACCTCCAGCGCGCGGGCGTGGTCGAACTCGCGGTAGGCGCGCGTCGCCTGTTCGATGACCACGCCGAGCTCGGCGAGCAGTTCGGCATCGAGCGGTTCCGTCACCCGAGGCGATCGAGGAGCGCCCGGTGCAGCCGGACGCGTCTCGAGATCACCGGTGGCCTCGAGACGCGTCGCTTCGCGGCGCTCCTCGACCACCTCGTTCGTCGGG
The Protaetiibacter larvae DNA segment above includes these coding regions:
- a CDS encoding M3 family metallopeptidase; its protein translation is METPFDAESTLPYLLPDFAAIRHEHFLPAFEKGMREQLDELAAITAQSESPSFANTIVPLERSGAILDRVATVFYTLASADTTDAIQELEEQLAPRLAAHHDAIALDPALYARIDAIRNAHLDGTAPLDAEQAYLVERRHIELTLAGAGLAEADKERLRALNQTISTLTTRFEKNLLADTNELAVHVTDEAELAGLASGELSAAREAAAARGLDGWLVTLVLFTGHPWLAAIEVPETRVRIMAASRARGTRGGDHDNRELVLELVRARAERARLLGFRDHASVVTADETSGSPAAVAELLGRLAPAAARNATAEQAQLTEVTGAAITASDWAFAAEAVRRERYALDTAALRPWFEAERVLQDGVFFAAERLYGLHFTERSDLAGYNAEVRVFEVSDDDGPFGLFLLDLYTRDSKRGGAWMNSLVSRSALLGHPPVVTNNLNVPRPAEGQPTLLTLDEVETLFHEFGHALHGLFAHAGYPSLAGTRVFRDFVEYPSQVNEMWAMWPEVLENYARHVDTGEPLDPAIAQRLRDAERFGQGFATSEYLQAALLDQAWHTLDVEQAAAVTDVAAFEAAALAAAGLADDAIPPRYATGYFAHVFSGGYDAGYYSYIWSEVLDADTVEWFRENGGLTRENGERFRRRLLQVAGTRDPLAAFRDFRGRDPELTPLLERRGLS
- a CDS encoding class I SAM-dependent methyltransferase — translated: MSSEHYTHGHHESVLRSHIWRTALNSAAYLLPHLRPGMKLLDVGAGPGTITVDLAELVAPGLVIGVDASAEVVAQATAHAAERGVTNVEFRVGDAYALDFADGSFDVVHAHQVLQHLARPVEALAEWRRVVADGGLVAARDGDYAGAITYPQTPGLVSWAALYQRVHRSNGGEPDAGRRLKAWARAAGFGAVEASASVWCFATDDERAWWGGMWRDRVLASAFAGDALGKGFAVQGDLEAISVAWAQWAEDPDGWMAFPHGEILATR
- a CDS encoding GNAT family N-acetyltransferase; translated protein: MAETSVRPIAGSDAARWRELFRAYGAFYETDFSDEVLDRVWALLLADGSGIDALVAERDGGVIGIAHWRSHPDTFSGGRDWYLDDLYVDPAVRGTGAGRALIEALASMAAGSGGSLRWITADTNTVAQALYDKVATRGHWITYEIRR